The following are from one region of the Lacinutrix sp. Bg11-31 genome:
- a CDS encoding MFS transporter, with protein sequence MEKIQNQKHTKETFYYCLSRMLERASYYGLRILLLLHMTGIILQMDRTEALSLFGWFAGSLVVSQIIGALLGDLIIGNKKAIIFGGIIQACGAFTLCSASTYGLYIGMFLVVLGSGLYTPNIISNFGKLYLSKTKLLDSGFTIFYLAINLGSYLGASLIGSSGEKYGYNIGFIISGILMLISIIPILISKDKIAKETLKNELSIGNRILNISIAFTVVGLFWGIYKISNIRIFDLQLEFSEISTLGIPKHLWQSINFYFFIPISVIAIIVWTYFYSSQFFKLMIGFIFGAISFGILFLIPEVPNEQHAILYLLSLLFLGISEIYISPIIHSILTKYSNPKYLAILISLAFLPTRLIALIFGLFNERFYENPVLGLKFGIITMTVISIGLIALVFWNKKNYLQQSTVVKNK encoded by the coding sequence ATGGAAAAAATTCAAAATCAAAAACACACCAAAGAAACTTTTTACTACTGTTTATCAAGAATGCTTGAACGAGCATCTTACTATGGTTTAAGAATACTCCTGCTCTTGCATATGACAGGAATAATTCTACAAATGGATAGAACAGAAGCATTGAGTCTTTTTGGATGGTTTGCAGGTTCATTAGTGGTTTCACAAATTATTGGCGCACTACTTGGAGATTTAATTATAGGAAATAAAAAAGCAATAATTTTTGGTGGAATTATTCAGGCTTGTGGAGCATTTACTCTTTGTAGTGCTTCAACTTATGGACTGTATATTGGAATGTTTCTTGTAGTTTTAGGTAGCGGACTTTATACGCCAAATATTATCTCAAATTTCGGGAAATTATATTTGAGTAAAACCAAACTATTAGATTCAGGGTTTACAATATTTTATTTAGCAATAAATTTAGGCTCTTATCTTGGAGCCTCACTGATTGGGTCTTCTGGAGAAAAATATGGTTATAATATTGGATTTATAATATCTGGAATACTAATGCTAATATCGATAATTCCCATACTCATATCTAAAGATAAAATTGCAAAAGAAACTTTAAAAAATGAATTATCAATAGGCAATAGAATTTTAAACATTTCAATTGCTTTCACTGTTGTAGGGCTTTTTTGGGGCATTTACAAAATCTCAAATATTCGAATTTTTGATTTACAATTAGAATTCAGTGAAATTTCTACTCTTGGTATCCCTAAACATTTATGGCAATCTATTAACTTTTACTTTTTCATACCAATTAGTGTAATCGCAATTATAGTATGGACATATTTCTATAGCTCACAATTTTTTAAATTAATGATTGGCTTTATTTTTGGAGCAATCTCATTCGGTATTTTATTTCTAATTCCAGAAGTTCCTAATGAACAACATGCAATTTTATATTTGTTATCATTATTATTTCTTGGTATTTCGGAAATTTATATTTCGCCAATTATCCATTCAATATTAACAAAATATTCTAACCCAAAATATCTAGCTATTCTAATTAGTTTGGCATTTTTACCAACAAGGTTAATCGCTTTAATTTTTGGTTTGTTTAATGAAAGATTTTATGAAAATCCAGTTCTAGGATTAAAATTTGGAATAATTACTATGACTGTTATTAGTATTGGACTTATCGCACTTGTGTTTTGGAATAAAAAAAACTACCTACAACAAAGTACTGTGGTGAAAAACAAGTAA
- a CDS encoding PLDc N-terminal domain-containing protein produces METTLIIGFVILTIVLWSWAILDIIKSKFKSPIMNIIWLLGVLLLPVLGSILYFQLRKKYVIKEPRKFQPNFNKTELKTTE; encoded by the coding sequence ATGGAAACTACATTGATTATCGGATTTGTGATTTTAACCATTGTATTATGGTCTTGGGCAATTCTAGATATTATAAAATCGAAATTTAAAAGCCCAATAATGAATATAATTTGGCTTTTAGGAGTTCTGCTTCTTCCTGTTTTAGGTTCAATATTGTATTTCCAATTGAGAAAAAAGTATGTGATTAAAGAACCAAGAAAATTTCAACCCAATTTTAATAAAACGGAATTAAAAACAACTGAATAA
- a CDS encoding IS110 family transposase codes for MKNYKEVVGIDVSKKTIDAFCYQAEVHKEFINDVVGYKSLLKWVSKYTNEIDVFYCFENTGYYSLKLALYFASQSIVYVEESPLKIKRSSGIVKEKTDKLDAALIARYAWLYREELEPSTVKSMSHLELGRLLALRDQLVRNNAGLKGTLKEMKILLSSPTTDSGCISLKRSIDYLSKQVKSVEDRIKEIISQDESMQKNYELLSSLKGVGLVVASQLIYHTGNFTRFASWRAFSSYCGTAPFEHRSGTSIYKRKQCHYLGDRKMKSLLSMASVSAIQHDSELRQYYKRKVAEGKDKMLAINNVRNKLIARAFAVVKRGTPYVVLQQHAA; via the coding sequence ATGAAAAATTACAAAGAAGTCGTTGGAATCGATGTTTCAAAAAAAACAATAGATGCCTTTTGTTATCAAGCAGAAGTACATAAGGAGTTTATTAACGATGTAGTAGGTTATAAAAGTCTTTTAAAATGGGTTTCAAAGTATACCAATGAAATTGACGTTTTTTATTGTTTTGAGAATACAGGATATTACTCATTAAAATTAGCGCTTTATTTCGCTAGTCAATCTATAGTTTATGTAGAAGAAAGTCCTTTAAAAATAAAACGTTCATCGGGAATTGTAAAAGAAAAGACAGACAAGCTTGATGCGGCTTTAATAGCACGTTATGCTTGGCTTTATAGAGAAGAGTTGGAACCAAGTACAGTAAAAAGTATGTCTCATTTAGAGCTTGGAAGACTGTTAGCTTTACGGGATCAATTAGTTAGAAATAATGCAGGTCTTAAAGGTACTTTAAAAGAAATGAAAATACTTTTATCTAGTCCAACCACAGATTCTGGTTGCATAAGCTTAAAACGCAGTATAGACTATTTATCTAAGCAAGTAAAATCAGTAGAGGATAGGATAAAAGAGATTATTTCTCAAGATGAATCGATGCAAAAAAATTATGAATTATTATCGAGTTTAAAAGGAGTAGGTTTAGTAGTTGCTAGTCAATTAATTTACCATACAGGAAACTTTACACGCTTTGCAAGTTGGCGTGCTTTTTCTAGTTATTGTGGAACAGCGCCATTCGAGCATCGTTCTGGAACCAGTATCTATAAGCGAAAACAATGTCATTATTTAGGAGACAGAAAAATGAAAAGCTTATTAAGTATGGCAAGCGTTTCTGCAATACAACATGATAGTGAATTAAGACAATATTATAAGCGAAAAGTAGCAGAAGGAAAAGATAAAATGTTAGCCATAAATAATGTTAGAAACAAACTAATTGCAAGAGCTTTTGCTGTTGTGAAAAGAGGAACACCTTATGTTGTTTTACAACAGCATGCAGCTTAA
- a CDS encoding helix-turn-helix domain-containing protein, translating into MNSNTTNLRDIKKMRLERHWSQEQLAEMSGLSIRTIQRIENGENAGLESLKSLAAVFETNIEDSNKKEEVDQIRKEETYIQKLKGFYKLLGLSLINLILFFFIAVNDSDSEGWWLFIYMLITWIAFLGIYSFISFDFFGEEWKRKMIDKKFKKK; encoded by the coding sequence ATGAATTCTAACACAACTAACTTAAGAGATATTAAAAAAATGAGATTAGAGCGTCATTGGTCTCAGGAACAATTGGCGGAAATGAGCGGTTTAAGCATAAGAACTATTCAACGAATAGAAAACGGAGAAAACGCAGGGTTAGAATCTCTAAAATCTTTGGCAGCCGTCTTCGAAACCAATATTGAAGATTCGAATAAAAAAGAAGAAGTAGATCAAATTAGAAAAGAAGAAACGTATATCCAAAAATTAAAGGGGTTTTATAAACTTCTTGGTCTCTCGCTAATTAACCTTATTTTATTCTTTTTTATTGCGGTTAATGACTCAGATTCGGAAGGTTGGTGGTTGTTTATTTACATGCTTATTACCTGGATTGCTTTCTTAGGAATTTATTCTTTCATTAGTTTTGATTTCTTTGGAGAAGAATGGAAAAGAAAGATGATTGATAAAAAATTCAAAAAGAAATAA
- a CDS encoding DUF2947 family protein, producing the protein MNIEVDDREIVPLNEFELGWRFEKTHSPDISESEKKQIQPVSEMESKRLNKVIDYFEQEYNLREKFTQTDWISANAESDEKIERFRNQLELTLEKWDEEIIITWHRNITLKTTKEIFIKYWTDFLYPSSDDVTLISEKTNWVMFYRHFEVANIWTKTSEYLKAE; encoded by the coding sequence TTGAACATAGAAGTAGACGATAGAGAAATAGTTCCTTTAAACGAATTTGAATTAGGCTGGAGATTTGAAAAAACTCATAGTCCTGATATTTCTGAATCTGAAAAGAAACAAATTCAACCAGTTTCTGAAATGGAATCGAAAAGACTGAATAAGGTCATTGACTATTTCGAACAGGAATATAATTTAAGAGAAAAATTTACTCAAACGGATTGGATAAGTGCGAATGCAGAAAGTGATGAGAAAATTGAGCGGTTTAGAAACCAACTCGAATTGACTTTGGAAAAATGGGACGAAGAAATAATAATAACTTGGCATCGGAACATTACGCTGAAAACAACGAAAGAAATATTTATAAAATATTGGACTGATTTTTTATATCCGAGTTCTGATGATGTAACTCTGATTTCGGAAAAAACGAATTGGGTAATGTTTTACCGACATTTTGAAGTGGCAAATATTTGGACTAAAACATCTGAATATTTAAAAGCGGAATAA
- a CDS encoding DUF2806 domain-containing protein, which yields MPEINLIKLEGKPFEKLIEVISKGIGTLYKPRAIRKEADSKAYEIEIIEQAKSKAIAEGKELEADTYLRIQERLLFNETERQKSIDNVVEIAAEQLKNEDNISPEPVDKDWSKRFFNIVQDISDEEMQSLWGRILAGETKQPNSYSKRTLELLKNLSKAEAETFTKFAELKIVSGNGVIWNNDNGDFLKKEFNITFNDRLLMTELGLISSENNLEFSFPPTKTDKSTNVIEYGNKGIVLYRDENTPKQAIKVLVFTKTGMELSKLIEPKSNSNYITKICSSFTNPKVKIEYGDLLKIGGGLRLLNKSEFNK from the coding sequence ATGCCTGAAATAAATCTCATTAAATTAGAAGGAAAACCTTTTGAAAAACTTATTGAAGTTATAAGTAAAGGAATTGGAACTTTATATAAACCAAGAGCAATCAGAAAAGAAGCTGATTCCAAAGCTTATGAAATCGAGATTATTGAGCAAGCCAAATCAAAAGCTATTGCAGAAGGAAAAGAGCTTGAAGCAGATACATATTTAAGAATTCAAGAAAGACTACTTTTTAATGAAACTGAACGCCAAAAAAGCATAGATAATGTTGTAGAAATAGCGGCAGAACAACTTAAAAACGAAGATAATATATCCCCAGAACCTGTGGATAAAGATTGGTCAAAAAGATTCTTTAATATAGTTCAAGATATTTCCGATGAAGAAATGCAATCATTATGGGGTAGAATATTAGCTGGGGAAACTAAACAGCCAAATTCTTACTCAAAAAGAACTTTAGAGCTATTAAAAAATTTATCTAAAGCTGAAGCAGAAACATTCACGAAATTTGCTGAATTAAAGATAGTTTCTGGGAATGGTGTAATCTGGAACAATGACAATGGTGACTTTCTCAAAAAGGAATTTAATATTACTTTTAATGATAGGTTATTAATGACTGAATTAGGTCTGATTTCTAGTGAAAACAATCTTGAATTTAGTTTTCCACCAACAAAGACAGATAAATCAACTAATGTTATAGAATATGGGAACAAAGGAATTGTTTTATACAGAGATGAGAATACCCCAAAACAAGCAATTAAAGTTTTGGTCTTTACAAAAACGGGTATGGAATTATCAAAATTAATTGAACCAAAATCAAATTCTAATTATATAACTAAAATATGTTCAAGCTTCACAAACCCAAAAGTTAAAATAGAATATGGAGATTTGTTGAAAATTGGAGGAGGATTGAGGTTATTGAATAAATCGGAATTTAACAAATAA
- a CDS encoding helix-turn-helix domain-containing protein, which yields MTEYNLEYLQSLIENKVEESLNLEYKSSGALGKQNNKTTEISKDVSSLANSDGGIIIYGIAEDNNNHLPKEIDPIDRKQFSNEWLEQIIQSKIRPRLNDFKIYPIDIELNKVVYVVKVGKSNTAHQADDKRYYKRFNFQSTAMYDYEVRDILNRTKNPEISLDFKFKNQHKEIIIYAINSGSVYAKYVNVKFRIPKKICEEQYYNSYNNEFFQINTDNTIRDVLDVQILGMGNISEKYGPSRYEPILPRQRFKLTEIKLTNYPFDYENILEWEIFCDNSQPIAGKIRFAELLNK from the coding sequence TTGACTGAATACAATTTAGAATATCTACAATCTCTCATTGAAAATAAAGTTGAGGAAAGTCTTAATCTTGAATATAAATCTTCTGGTGCATTAGGAAAACAAAATAATAAAACAACTGAAATTTCTAAAGATGTTAGTTCTCTTGCTAATTCTGACGGCGGAATTATAATCTATGGAATTGCAGAGGATAACAATAACCACCTTCCGAAAGAAATTGATCCAATTGACAGAAAACAGTTTTCTAATGAATGGTTAGAGCAAATAATTCAAAGTAAGATTAGACCAAGATTGAATGATTTTAAAATATATCCAATCGATATTGAACTTAATAAGGTTGTTTATGTTGTTAAAGTCGGAAAAAGTAACACTGCTCATCAAGCAGACGACAAAAGATACTATAAACGTTTTAACTTCCAATCTACAGCAATGTATGACTATGAAGTTAGAGATATTCTAAATAGAACTAAAAACCCTGAAATTTCTTTAGATTTTAAATTTAAAAATCAACATAAAGAAATCATTATTTATGCAATAAATTCGGGCTCTGTTTATGCTAAATATGTAAATGTAAAATTTAGAATTCCAAAAAAGATCTGCGAGGAACAATATTATAATTCTTATAACAACGAATTTTTTCAAATAAATACTGACAACACTATTAGAGATGTACTTGATGTACAAATTTTGGGAATGGGTAATATCAGTGAAAAATATGGTCCTTCAAGATATGAACCTATTTTGCCAAGACAAAGATTTAAGCTAACTGAAATAAAACTAACCAATTACCCTTTTGATTATGAAAACATATTAGAATGGGAAATATTTTGCGATAACTCTCAACCAATAGCAGGAAAGATAAGATTTGCAGAATTGTTAAATAAATAA
- a CDS encoding MFS transporter, with the protein MEKIQNQKHTKETLYYSISRMLERASYYGFRALVVLYMVGETLKMERTEALSIYGWFTASLVFSQIVGALFGDLLIGNKKSIIIGGIIQAIGAFSLCIPSTTGLYLGLFLVVLGSGFFTPNIISNFGKTYLNKTKLLDSGFTIFYLAINLGSFLGILLIGYLGEKYGYNIGFVISGILMLMSIIPIFLTKEKRLDEIEKNEFPISKRILNILIAFIVVGLFWGFYELSSIRTFDLQLQLSEISTLGIPNHLWQSINSIFILPISIIAIILWTYFYSSQFFKLMLGFIFGVISFGILFLIPEVPTEQHTITYLISLFFLAISEIHIAPIIHSILTKYSNPKYLTILISLAFLPTKLIYLVFGLFNDKLYDNPMLGLKIGIVGMTIIGIGLIGYVVWNKNYLQHRV; encoded by the coding sequence ATGGAAAAAATTCAAAATCAGAAACACACAAAAGAAACTCTCTACTACTCTATTTCCAGAATGTTGGAACGAGCATCTTATTATGGTTTTCGAGCTCTTGTGGTTCTTTATATGGTTGGAGAAACTCTGAAAATGGAAAGAACTGAAGCATTAAGTATTTATGGTTGGTTTACAGCTTCATTAGTGTTTTCTCAAATCGTTGGAGCTCTTTTTGGAGACTTACTAATCGGAAATAAAAAATCAATAATAATTGGTGGAATTATTCAAGCAATCGGAGCGTTTAGTTTATGCATACCCTCGACAACTGGACTTTATTTAGGCTTATTTCTTGTTGTTTTAGGTAGCGGATTTTTCACACCAAATATCATCTCAAATTTTGGAAAGACTTATTTGAATAAGACTAAACTATTAGATTCTGGATTCACGATATTTTATCTCGCAATAAATTTAGGTTCATTTTTGGGTATTTTATTAATTGGTTATTTAGGAGAAAAATATGGCTACAATATTGGATTCGTTATATCTGGAATATTAATGTTAATGTCAATAATTCCTATCTTTCTTACAAAGGAAAAAAGATTGGATGAAATTGAGAAAAATGAGTTTCCAATAAGTAAAAGAATTTTAAACATCTTAATTGCATTTATTGTTGTTGGTTTATTTTGGGGATTCTACGAATTATCAAGCATTCGGACTTTTGATTTACAATTACAATTGAGCGAAATATCAACTTTAGGTATTCCAAATCATTTATGGCAATCAATCAACTCTATTTTCATTTTACCCATTAGTATAATTGCGATTATTTTGTGGACATATTTTTACAGTAGTCAATTCTTTAAATTAATGCTTGGGTTTATTTTTGGAGTAATATCATTTGGAATATTGTTCCTGATTCCAGAAGTGCCGACTGAACAGCATACAATAACTTATTTGATTTCATTATTTTTTCTTGCTATTTCGGAAATTCATATTGCGCCAATAATTCATTCGATTTTAACAAAATATTCTAATCCAAAATATTTAACAATTCTGATTAGTTTGGCATTCCTGCCTACAAAATTAATTTATTTAGTTTTTGGGTTGTTTAACGATAAATTATATGACAATCCAATGTTAGGATTGAAAATTGGAATAGTTGGAATGACTATTATTGGAATTGGACTTATTGGATATGTAGTGTGGAATAAAAACTACCTACAACACCGTGTATAA
- a CDS encoding PepSY domain-containing protein, whose protein sequence is MSFKKILFQLHKILGLATGLVVFIVAITGCCWAFKEEIESLYDDYKKVAPQNESNLTPTEAKELTKKIFPNNSVHGTIFGKNDDAIEVIFYDAEPEFYQSVFLNPYSGEIIQIDDHLSGFFAFILKGHMRLWLPKDIGEQVVGVSILIFLLIIISGFFLWLPKKRKNLKQRLKFDWKKTTRWKRKNFDLHTVIGFYVCSLALIIAFTGSMMSYDWLQYVVYKSAGGEKNPTFLIPKNQSENLVNITDVLPIDFLLTKLEKENPNAESFEIHYPHSNSDAIYVEVGNSKGLHYDADFLFFDQNTLNEIQSETIYGKYENTKVADKILRMNYDIHIGAIGGIVGKIIAFLVSLLVASLPVTGILLWYGRNYKKKKSLDSIKV, encoded by the coding sequence ATGTCATTTAAAAAAATACTTTTTCAACTACATAAAATTTTAGGACTTGCGACTGGACTTGTTGTTTTCATTGTTGCAATTACAGGTTGTTGTTGGGCTTTTAAAGAAGAAATTGAAAGCCTTTATGATGATTATAAAAAAGTAGCACCACAAAACGAATCTAATTTAACACCAACAGAAGCAAAAGAACTTACTAAAAAAATATTTCCAAACAACTCTGTTCACGGAACTATTTTTGGAAAAAATGACGATGCTATTGAAGTTATTTTTTATGATGCAGAACCAGAGTTTTACCAAAGTGTTTTTCTAAATCCGTATTCAGGAGAAATTATACAAATTGACGACCACCTTTCAGGTTTTTTTGCTTTTATCTTAAAAGGTCATATGCGACTTTGGTTACCAAAAGATATTGGCGAACAAGTTGTTGGAGTGTCGATTTTAATTTTTCTTTTAATCATTATTTCTGGTTTCTTTTTATGGTTACCTAAAAAGCGTAAAAACTTAAAACAGCGTTTAAAATTTGATTGGAAAAAAACAACACGTTGGAAACGTAAAAATTTCGATTTGCATACAGTTATAGGGTTTTATGTTTGTTCACTTGCGTTAATCATAGCATTTACGGGTTCCATGATGTCCTATGATTGGCTTCAATATGTCGTTTATAAATCGGCAGGTGGAGAAAAAAATCCCACTTTTTTAATACCTAAAAATCAGAGTGAAAACCTTGTAAATATAACTGATGTTTTACCAATAGATTTCCTTTTAACTAAACTCGAAAAAGAAAATCCAAATGCGGAAAGTTTTGAAATACATTATCCACATTCCAATTCAGATGCAATTTATGTCGAAGTAGGCAATAGTAAAGGTTTACACTACGATGCAGACTTTTTGTTTTTTGACCAAAACACATTGAACGAAATACAATCCGAAACCATTTATGGAAAGTATGAAAACACCAAAGTTGCTGACAAAATACTACGAATGAATTATGACATACATATTGGAGCAATAGGAGGAATTGTGGGCAAAATTATTGCATTTTTAGTTAGTTTACTCGTTGCAAGTTTGCCAGTAACTGGAATTCTATTGTGGTACGGACGAAATTATAAAAAGAAAAAATCTTTAGATAGCATTAAAGTTTAG
- a CDS encoding TonB-dependent receptor, whose amino-acid sequence MKNLLLTLTLFLLTNLAFSQNGTVSGTVTDNNKTDLFGVNVSLKNTTKGTQSNENGEFEITNLENGNYTLSISYLGFKTREISISVSNNQNTKLETITLYEGNEILSEVVVEGERRNKFSRKKTAYVSKLPLKDIENTQVYSTITNELLQSQVVTNFDDALKNATGVEQLWASTGRGGDGAGYYALRGFSVQPQLVNGLPGLTNGTINPANIERIEVLKGPSATLFGNSVSSYGGLINVVTKKPYVGTGGELSFTSGTYGLNQIVGDFNTALSKEDNLYFRLNTAYTTEQSFQDAGFRKSFFVAPSLSYKVNNRLSFSFYGEITQAEQTNPTFLFLNRSAPTESANLEELGYNNKLSFTSNDLTLLNPTQNYRIEMDYKLSDTWQSQTLLSKSSTSTKGYYSYLFEFGILGDDTFSRFISKQNANTQTTDIQQNFIGDSKIASLRNRIVIGLDYFNATETSNNSGYAFYGNITPEGGSNGDNPFTPDVVETDLFPLSTAGVDGVLESQAVGNNKSSYNIYSIYASDVVNFTENLSAMIGLRLDRFDNKGDLTNTEDDFVQTAFSPKFGLLYQPIKDKLSVFANYQNGFNNVAPQLVGNPEDGPQRLETFKPEQANQLEFGLKTNFFNNRLNATISYYDIKVKDRVIIDPNSPFNRIQGGEIESKGVEIEINANPLKGLNIRAGYSNNESITTKTDDPLILNKRPLEAGPKTLYNLWANYEFQEGKLNGFGAGFGFNGASERFVKNYTTTGNFTLPSYIVANASVFYQADKYRIGLKLNNAFNKEYYKGWSTINPQTPRALLANISYKF is encoded by the coding sequence ATGAAAAATTTATTACTAACCTTAACCTTATTTTTGCTAACTAATTTAGCATTTTCACAAAACGGAACAGTTTCTGGAACTGTTACAGACAATAATAAAACTGATCTTTTCGGAGTAAATGTTTCTTTAAAAAATACCACCAAAGGAACGCAATCCAACGAAAATGGAGAGTTTGAAATAACTAATTTAGAAAACGGAAACTACACGCTTTCAATTTCTTACTTGGGATTTAAAACAAGAGAAATTTCCATTTCAGTTTCAAATAATCAAAACACAAAATTAGAAACAATTACACTTTACGAAGGAAATGAAATCTTGAGCGAAGTTGTTGTTGAAGGAGAAAGACGTAATAAATTTTCGAGAAAGAAAACAGCATATGTTTCTAAACTTCCTTTAAAAGATATTGAAAACACACAAGTGTATAGTACAATTACCAATGAACTTTTACAATCACAAGTAGTTACAAATTTTGATGATGCTCTAAAAAATGCAACAGGAGTAGAACAATTATGGGCTTCAACTGGTCGTGGTGGAGATGGAGCTGGATATTATGCTCTTCGTGGATTTTCTGTTCAACCACAATTAGTAAATGGTCTGCCTGGATTAACAAACGGAACAATTAATCCTGCAAATATTGAACGTATTGAAGTTCTAAAAGGTCCTTCTGCAACTTTATTTGGAAATTCGGTAAGTTCTTATGGTGGACTTATAAATGTTGTTACCAAAAAACCTTATGTTGGAACTGGTGGAGAATTATCTTTTACTTCTGGAACTTATGGACTTAATCAAATCGTGGGAGATTTCAATACTGCATTAAGTAAAGAAGATAATTTGTATTTCAGATTAAATACAGCTTACACTACAGAACAAAGTTTTCAAGATGCAGGTTTTAGAAAATCATTTTTTGTAGCACCATCTTTATCGTATAAAGTCAACAACAGACTTTCATTTTCATTTTACGGAGAAATCACACAAGCAGAACAAACAAATCCAACCTTTTTATTCTTGAACAGAAGTGCACCAACAGAATCAGCTAATCTTGAGGAATTGGGTTACAACAACAAGCTTTCGTTTACAAGCAACGATTTAACATTGCTAAATCCAACACAGAATTATAGAATTGAAATGGACTATAAATTGTCGGACACTTGGCAATCACAAACCTTACTTTCCAAAAGCTCAACTTCTACGAAAGGCTATTACTCGTATCTATTTGAATTTGGTATTTTAGGCGATGATACATTTTCTCGTTTTATCAGCAAACAAAATGCAAATACACAAACAACCGATATTCAACAAAACTTTATAGGAGATTCTAAAATTGCATCGCTTCGAAATAGAATCGTTATTGGTTTAGACTATTTCAATGCAACCGAAACAAGTAATAATAGTGGTTACGCATTTTATGGAAATATAACACCAGAAGGAGGCTCAAATGGAGACAATCCTTTTACGCCAGATGTTGTAGAAACTGATTTATTTCCACTTTCAACTGCTGGAGTTGATGGTGTTTTAGAATCGCAAGCTGTTGGAAACAATAAATCCTCTTATAATATTTATAGCATCTATGCTTCAGATGTTGTGAACTTTACAGAAAATCTATCTGCAATGATAGGTTTACGATTAGACCGTTTTGACAATAAAGGAGATTTGACTAATACAGAAGACGATTTTGTACAAACCGCTTTTTCGCCAAAATTTGGCTTACTATATCAACCAATAAAAGACAAATTATCTGTTTTTGCTAACTATCAAAATGGCTTTAATAATGTTGCACCTCAATTAGTAGGAAATCCAGAAGATGGTCCACAAAGGTTAGAAACTTTTAAGCCAGAGCAAGCCAATCAATTAGAGTTTGGATTGAAAACAAATTTCTTTAATAACCGTTTAAACGCAACTATTAGCTATTACGATATTAAAGTAAAAGATAGAGTCATCATTGACCCAAATTCACCTTTTAATAGAATTCAAGGTGGAGAAATTGAGAGCAAAGGTGTAGAAATAGAAATCAATGCCAATCCACTTAAAGGGTTAAATATAAGAGCTGGATATAGTAATAACGAAAGTATAACTACAAAAACGGACGACCCATTAATTTTAAATAAAAGACCTTTAGAAGCTGGTCCAAAAACACTTTATAATCTTTGGGCAAATTACGAATTTCAAGAAGGAAAATTAAATGGTTTTGGTGCTGGCTTTGGTTTTAATGGTGCAAGTGAGCGTTTTGTAAAGAACTACACGACAACAGGTAATTTTACATTACCAAGTTATATAGTTGCAAACGCATCTGTATTTTATCAAGCCGATAAATATAGAATTGGGTTAAAATTAAACAATGCTTTTAATAAAGAATATTACAAAGGTTGGTCAACTATAAATCCACAAACACCAAGAGCATTATTGGCAAATATTTCATATAAATTTTAA